A section of the Polyodon spathula isolate WHYD16114869_AA chromosome 29, ASM1765450v1, whole genome shotgun sequence genome encodes:
- the cdc42ep5 gene encoding cdc42 effector protein 5 translates to MPILKPSRSHSDGVGGASSYRRPRLDPTMISAPLGDFRHTMHVGRGGDAFGDTSFLSNHGPAPKSTPPVSDPAHQPGKAAMTTTTNNNNDRDNNENSYGSTTPSMAAGSYPASMEAGRAVDSPSMAASGYSNGPSHPPLKHSESISSFSLDLDLGPSMLGEVLGVMEREDQVDTWAGLISKEAGLEPGGKTKWEGSGGKREEGNGEGERSRAAIGSVRETDSANGIPSSQDDTPCESQDHTPRNGSRASSVSSEYEGVSEGEMERERQRKPGEGGMLRASLLKKPPLDLSDSEEEEEEEEDGRGYVFEDDFDDEIGL, encoded by the coding sequence ATGCCGATTCTCAAGCCTTCCCGTAGCCACAGCGACGGAGTGGGCGGGGCTTCTTCCTACCGACGCCCCCGATTGGACCCCACCATGATCTCTGCCCCCTTGGGAGACTTCAGACACACCATGCATGTGGGGAGGGGTGGAGACGCCTTCGGGGACACCTCCTTCCTGTCCAATCACGGGCCGGCACCCAAGTCCACACCCCCTGTGTCGGACCCCGCCCACCAGCCAGGCAAAGCTGCCATGACAACAACgaccaacaacaacaacgacagaGATAACAATGAGAACAGTTACGGTTCCACCACACCCAGCATGGCCGCTGGAAGCTACCCAGCCTCTATGGAGGCTGGGAGGGCTGTTGACTCGCCCAGTATGGCTGCCAGCGGATACAGCAATGGTCCCTCCCACCCTCCTCTCAAACACTCAGAATCCATCTCCTCCTTTAGCCTCGACTTGGATCTGGGGCCCTCCATGTTAGGGGAAGTTTTAGGGGTGATGGAAAGAGAGGACCAAGTCGACACATGGGCGGGGCTTATCAGCAAAGAGGCGGGGCTAGAACCAGGCGGTAAAACGAAATGGGAAGGATCTGGGGGAAAGAGAGAGGAAGGAAATGGGGAAGGGGAGAGGTCAAGAGCAGCGATCGGGTCAGTCCGAGAAACTGATTCGGCGAACGGAATTCCCAGCTCCCAAGACGACACCCCTTGTGAAAGCCAAGACCACACCCCCAGGAACGGAAGCCGCGCCTCTTCGGTGAGCTCAGAGTATGAAGGGGTGAgtgagggagagatggagagagagaggcagcgcAAGCCTGGAGAGGGTGGAATGCTGAGAGCTAGTTTGCTAAAGAAGCCCCCTCTGGATCTATCAGAttcggaggaggaggaggaggaggaagaggatggGCGGGGCTATGTGTTCGAAGATGATTTTGACGATGAGATCGGCCTATAA